The nucleotide sequence AAATCTACAAGCTTCTCAATGACTTGGCAGCTCAAGGGCGCGCCATTATCGTGATTTCCAGTGAATTACCAGAAGTGCTGCAGCTCAGCCACCGTGTGTTGGTGATGTGCGAGGGCCGCATTACCGGTGAGGTGAGCGGCGAGGCCGCAACCCAAGAAAGCCTGATGGCGTTGGCCACGCAGCGCGACTAACAGCAACGAAAAACACAACAACTTTGCCATGACTCTACCTACTACCTCCACTTCTTGGTTGTCCCGCTTGTCCGGCGGACAAGCTAAGCAAAAGTTGCTGGCGTTTGCCAGTTTGATCGCGCTGATTTTGGTGTTTACCGTGCTCAAGCCTGATGCGTTTATGACGCAGGACAACATCATCGGCATCTTGCAGTCCACCACCGTGATTGGCGTCCTGGCCATTGCGAGTACCTTCATCATCATCACCTCAGGCATTGACTTGTCGGTGGGTGTGCTCATGACTTTCTGCGCGGTGATGGCTGGTGTATTCATGGTGAGTTGGGGCCTGCCTATGCCCTTGGGTTTGCTTGGCGCAGTTGCCATGGGCGCACTATGTGGCAGTGCCTCAGGCTTGGCCATTACCAAGCTCAAAGTGCCGCCCTTCATAGCTACCTTGGGCATGATGATGCTGCTCAAAGGCACCTCGCTCATCATCACATCGACACGCCCCATCTACTTCAGCGATGTAGAAGGTTTTGACCAAATCGCCCTAGGCTCTGTGATAGGTGACCTGATTCCTGCTTTGCCCATCCCCAATGGCGTGCTGATTTTGTTTGTCGTGGCTGTGGTGTGTTCGATCGTATTGAATAAAACCGTGCTGGGCCGGTACACCTTTGCCTTGGGCAGCAATGAAGAGGCTGTGCGCCTTAGCGGCGTCAATGTAGACCGCTGGAAGGTCATCATCTATGCGTTTGCAGGTGGCATTTGCGGCATCTCCGGCTTGTTGATTGCTTCTCGCCTCAACTCTGCGCAGCCTGCTCTGGGGCAGGGCTACGAGCTCGACGCCATTGCAGCTGTGGTCATCGGTGGTACATCCCTGAGCGGTGGTGTTGGCACGATTTTGGGAACCATCATCGGTGCTTTCATCATGAGTGTGCTGATTAACGGCCTGCGCATCATGTCGGTGGCCCAAGAGTGGCAAATGGTGCTGACAGGCTTGATCATTATTTTGGCGGTTTACACCGACAACCTTCGCCGCAACAAGTCATAAGGAGATAGACCAACGCCCCTTTTCTACCGCCCATCGACGCTTATTGGCTCTGATTTTTCGTGATTCCGTGAAACATAACTTTATCAACAGGAGACAACCCATGAACGCAAGAAGAAAACTGCTGGCCCTTACCGCTGGCTTGGCCCTGGCAGGTTTTGGCACTTTCGCCAATGCCCAAGAGATCTACATTCCGCTGATTTCCAAAGGCTTTCAGCACCAGTTCTGGCAAGCGGTGAAACAAGGCGCTGACCAAGCCGCCAAAGACTACAAGGTCAAGGTCACTTTTGAAGGTCCTGAGACCGAGCAACAAGTGGACAAGCAAATCGACATGCTGTCCGCCGCATTGGCCAAGAAGCCAGCAGCCATTGGCTTTGCGGCACTCGATAGCAAAGCCGCCATCCCTTTGCTCAAGAAGGCACAGGCAGCCAAGATACCGGTCATCGCCTTTGACTCCGGTGTAGACAGTGACATCGTATTGACCACTGCGCAAACCGACAGCAAGGCCGCAGCAGCATTGGCCGCTGACAAGATGGCAGAAAAAATTGGTGGCGAAGGTGAAGTGGCGGTGATCGGCCATGACCAAACCAGCACCACAGGCACTGGTCGTCGTGACGGGTTTGTAGAACAAATCAAGGCCAAGTACCCCAAGATCAAGGTGGTAGATATCCAGTACGGTGGCGGTGACCATCTGAAGTCGGCGGAAATCGCCAAGACGCTGGTGCAGGCCCACCCCAAGCTCAAGGGTATTTTTGGTACCAATGAAGGCTCTGCAATTGGTGCAGGCAAAGGCCTGAAGGAAGCCAAGAAGAGCGGCGTGGTCATTATTGGCTTTGACTCCGGCAAGGCCCAAAAAGACATGATCAACGACGGCACTATCGCTGGTGCGATCACCCAAAACCCTGTGGGTATTGGATACAAGACGGTGGAAGCCGCTGTGAAAGCGCTCAAGGGCGAAAAGCTGCCCAAGATCATCGACACCGGCTTCTATTACTACGACAAGAGCAATATCAGCGATCCCAAGATTGCTGCGGTTCTCTACGATTGATATCAACCTTCGGCAAGCTGCGCTGTGCGTGGCTTGCCTTTTTCCCCAGTAACCGTTTGAGGATACGACTGTGAAACTTGTGCGCTATGGACTGCCGGGCCAAGAAAAACCGGGTGTTTTGGACCCCCAGGGCCGTGTGCGGGACCTCTCGGGTGTGATCGCGGATGTGGGGGGCGAAGCCCTGCTGCCGCACAACCTAGATGCCTTGCGCAAAGTGGTGATTGAAACCCTGCCGGTGGTGCAGGGGACTGCGCAAAAGGACTTGCGCTTGGGACCCTGCGTAGGCAAGGTGGGTAAGTTCATTTGCATAGGCTTGAACTATTCAGACCATGCGGCTGAGAGCGGGATGCAGGTGCCGCCGGAACCTGTCGTCTTTAACAAATGGACCAGCGCGATCGTGGGGCCAGATGATGCAGTGGAGATTCCGCGCGGCTCAGTGAAGACCGATTGGGAGGTGGAGCTTGGCGTCGTGATTGGCAAAGGTGGCCGCTATATCGACGAAGCCGATGCCCTGTCCCATGTGGCGGGCTACTGCGTGGTCAACGATGTCTCCGAGCGTGAATACCAACTGGATCGCAGCGGCACCTGGGACAAGGGCAAAGGTTGCGACACTTTTGGCCCCACCGGCCCTTGGCTCGTCACAGCGGATGAAGTGCCTGACCCACAGGCTCTGAAAATGTGGCTCGACGTAGATGGCAAGCGCTATCAAAACGGCAGCACATCCACCATGGTCTATGGGGTGAAATTTCTGATCTCTTATTTAAGTCGCTTCATGAGCCTGCAGCCGGGTGACGTGATCTCCACCGGCACGCCGCCGGGTGTGGGCATGGGGCAAAAGCCGCCCGTGTACCTGCGCGCTGGCCAAACCATCCACCTGGGCATTGATGGCCTGGGGACCCAAACCCAAAAGACCGTCCAAGCCTGACATGACCAAAGTTACCAATATGCGCGTCGTGGACGTGCGCTTCCCCACGTCCCAACATCTCGATGGCTCGGATGCCATGAACCCGGACCCGGACTATTCTGCGGCCTATGTCATTCTGGAGACAGACACAGCGGGAGTGGAGGGGCATGGGCTGACCTTCACGATTGGGCGGGGCAATGAGATTTGCTGCACCGCCATTGAGGCCATGCGCCATCTGGTGGTGGGCTTGGACATGGACTGGGTGGCGCAGGACATGGGGCGCTTCTGGCGCTACATCACCTCCGACAGCCAACTGCGCTGGATTGGTCCAGACAAGGGCGCAATGCACTTGGCCACCGGCGCGGTGGTCAATGCAGTGTGGGACCTGTGGGCCAAGTTGGAAGGGGTGCCCGTGTGGAAGCTGGTGTCCCGCATGAGCCCAGAAGAGCTGGTGAAGCTCATTGACTTCCGCTACATCACCGACTGCATTACGCCAGACGAGGCCTTGGCACTACTGCGCAAGCAGGCAGTGGGCAAAGAGGAACGCTGGGCTACCTTGGAGCGCGAGGGCTATCCGTGCTACACCACATCGGCTGGTTGGCTAGGCTATGACGATGACAAACTGCGCCGCCTATGCAAAGAGGCCACGGACGCCGGGTTCAACCACATCAAGCTGAAGGTAGGGCGCGACAAGGCCGACGACATACGCCGACTGCGCATAGCGCGTGAGGTGCTGGGCCCTGACCGCCACCTGATGATTGACGCCAATCAGGTGTGGGAGGTGAATCAGGCCGTGGAATGGGTGCGCGAGTTGGCATTTGCCAAGCCTTGGTTCATTGAAGAACCCACAAGCCCCGATGACATTGAGGGCCATCGCGTGATCCGCGAGGGCGTGCATCCGGTCAAGGTTGCCACCGGCGAGATGTGCCAAAACCGCATTATCTTTAAGCAGCTCATCATGCGGGGCGCGATTGATGTAGTGCAGATTGACTCCTGCCGCCTAGGGGGCGTCAACGAAATTTTGGCCGTGATGCTGATGGCGGCGAAGTACAACTTGCCAGTCTGCCCACATGCTGGCGGCGTGGGCCTGTGCGAGTACGTGCAGCACTTGTCCATGATCGACTACCTGTGCATTGCAGGCACTCGGGAGGGGCGTGTGATTGAGTTTGTGGATCACTTGCACGAGCATTTTGTGGATCCTTGTCTCATTGAGAACGCGGCCTACATGCCTCCGCAAGCAGCAGGATTTTCGATTGAGATGAAGCCCGAGTCACTCAAGCAGTACACCTTCAAACCCAAAGCCATTGCGGCATGAAGATAGACACCCATCAGCACTATTGGCGCTACCGTGCCCAAGAGTTTCCGTGGATTGCGGACTCCATGCCCCTGCTCAAACGCGACCGTTTGCCTACAGACGTCGAATCCGCCATGGCGAACGCCGGGGTAACGGGCGCCGTAGCGGTTCAGGCGCGCTCCGTGGCCGCCGAGACAGACTTTTTGCTCCAGTTAGCAGATCAAGTTCCAAGCGTGATGGGGGTTGTTGGGTGGGCAGATTTGCGGGCTGGTGACCTGCAGCAGCAGCTGGACCGTTGGTGCGCGCATCCCGCATTCAAGGGCTTGCGCCATATTTTGCAAGATGAGTCTGACGTAAGCGATTGGGTGAATGACGTACTGGTGAATTTCGGTTTACGCACTTTGCAACAACGTCACTTGGTGTACGACGTGTTGGTGTATCACCATCAGCTGCCATTGGTGCATGCGTTTTGCGCCGCGCATGACACGCATTGGCTGGCGTTAGACCATATGGCGAAACCGGCTGTGCGCGACTGGGCGCGAGCGCCAGATGCATTGCGCGAGTGGGGTCGCAACTTGGATATCTTGGGCACGCTGCCTCACGTGATGTGCAAGCTATCTGGTGCGGTGACAGAAACAGACTGGGCCGTCCACGGTGCTGCGCGCCCCGCCGATGCCAAAGTCATATGGTCGTGTTTCGATCGCGCGCTGGACGCATTTGGTCCCAACCGCATCATGTTCGGCTCGGACTGGCCGGTGTGCCAGCTTGCAGCGCCTTATGAATCAGTGTACGACTTGGCTTCGCAATGGGCTGCCAAACGCTTGAGTGAATCTGAGCAAACTGCGTTTTGGAGCGGCAATGCGCTTCGGTGCTACGGGCTAACGGCATAGTTGCACCACGATTGGGTGAACAACGTTTTATCGAGACAACAAGATGGATCTGCATTTACAAGACAAAGTGGTCATCGTGACCGGAGGTGCCAGCGGCATTGGTGCTGCCATCTCGCTCACGCTGGCGCAAGAAGGCGCTATCCCGGTGGTGTTTGGCAAAAGTGCCATGACAAGTGAATTTTCAGCACAGTTGCAGGCAGTTGCGCCTAGGCATTGGTTTGTGCAAGTGGAGCTTTCAGATGAGTCTGCATGTAAGGCCGCTGTGGCCCAAGTACTCGCGCAGTTTGGCCGCTTAGATGGCTTGGTCAACAATGCTGGCATCAACGACAACATCGGCCTAGACGCTGGGCGCGACGCGTTTGTTGGCTCCTTGGAGCGCAACCTCATTCACTACTACACCATGGCGCACTACTGCGTGCCGCATCTGAAGATGAGCAAGGGCGCCATCGTCAATGTGTCTTCAAAAACAGCGGTAACAGGGCAGGGCAATACCAGCGGTTACTGCGCCTCCAAAGGTGCCCAGCT is from Rhodoferax aquaticus and encodes:
- a CDS encoding ABC transporter permease, with translation MTLPTTSTSWLSRLSGGQAKQKLLAFASLIALILVFTVLKPDAFMTQDNIIGILQSTTVIGVLAIASTFIIITSGIDLSVGVLMTFCAVMAGVFMVSWGLPMPLGLLGAVAMGALCGSASGLAITKLKVPPFIATLGMMMLLKGTSLIITSTRPIYFSDVEGFDQIALGSVIGDLIPALPIPNGVLILFVVAVVCSIVLNKTVLGRYTFALGSNEEAVRLSGVNVDRWKVIIYAFAGGICGISGLLIASRLNSAQPALGQGYELDAIAAVVIGGTSLSGGVGTILGTIIGAFIMSVLINGLRIMSVAQEWQMVLTGLIIILAVYTDNLRRNKS
- a CDS encoding ABC transporter substrate-binding protein, with product MNARRKLLALTAGLALAGFGTFANAQEIYIPLISKGFQHQFWQAVKQGADQAAKDYKVKVTFEGPETEQQVDKQIDMLSAALAKKPAAIGFAALDSKAAIPLLKKAQAAKIPVIAFDSGVDSDIVLTTAQTDSKAAAALAADKMAEKIGGEGEVAVIGHDQTSTTGTGRRDGFVEQIKAKYPKIKVVDIQYGGGDHLKSAEIAKTLVQAHPKLKGIFGTNEGSAIGAGKGLKEAKKSGVVIIGFDSGKAQKDMINDGTIAGAITQNPVGIGYKTVEAAVKALKGEKLPKIIDTGFYYYDKSNISDPKIAAVLYD
- a CDS encoding fumarylacetoacetate hydrolase family protein, translating into MKLVRYGLPGQEKPGVLDPQGRVRDLSGVIADVGGEALLPHNLDALRKVVIETLPVVQGTAQKDLRLGPCVGKVGKFICIGLNYSDHAAESGMQVPPEPVVFNKWTSAIVGPDDAVEIPRGSVKTDWEVELGVVIGKGGRYIDEADALSHVAGYCVVNDVSEREYQLDRSGTWDKGKGCDTFGPTGPWLVTADEVPDPQALKMWLDVDGKRYQNGSTSTMVYGVKFLISYLSRFMSLQPGDVISTGTPPGVGMGQKPPVYLRAGQTIHLGIDGLGTQTQKTVQA
- a CDS encoding L-fuconate dehydratase translates to MTKVTNMRVVDVRFPTSQHLDGSDAMNPDPDYSAAYVILETDTAGVEGHGLTFTIGRGNEICCTAIEAMRHLVVGLDMDWVAQDMGRFWRYITSDSQLRWIGPDKGAMHLATGAVVNAVWDLWAKLEGVPVWKLVSRMSPEELVKLIDFRYITDCITPDEALALLRKQAVGKEERWATLEREGYPCYTTSAGWLGYDDDKLRRLCKEATDAGFNHIKLKVGRDKADDIRRLRIAREVLGPDRHLMIDANQVWEVNQAVEWVRELAFAKPWFIEEPTSPDDIEGHRVIREGVHPVKVATGEMCQNRIIFKQLIMRGAIDVVQIDSCRLGGVNEILAVMLMAAKYNLPVCPHAGGVGLCEYVQHLSMIDYLCIAGTREGRVIEFVDHLHEHFVDPCLIENAAYMPPQAAGFSIEMKPESLKQYTFKPKAIAA
- a CDS encoding amidohydrolase family protein; amino-acid sequence: MKIDTHQHYWRYRAQEFPWIADSMPLLKRDRLPTDVESAMANAGVTGAVAVQARSVAAETDFLLQLADQVPSVMGVVGWADLRAGDLQQQLDRWCAHPAFKGLRHILQDESDVSDWVNDVLVNFGLRTLQQRHLVYDVLVYHHQLPLVHAFCAAHDTHWLALDHMAKPAVRDWARAPDALREWGRNLDILGTLPHVMCKLSGAVTETDWAVHGAARPADAKVIWSCFDRALDAFGPNRIMFGSDWPVCQLAAPYESVYDLASQWAAKRLSESEQTAFWSGNALRCYGLTA
- a CDS encoding SDR family oxidoreductase; this encodes MDLHLQDKVVIVTGGASGIGAAISLTLAQEGAIPVVFGKSAMTSEFSAQLQAVAPRHWFVQVELSDESACKAAVAQVLAQFGRLDGLVNNAGINDNIGLDAGRDAFVGSLERNLIHYYTMAHYCVPHLKMSKGAIVNVSSKTAVTGQGNTSGYCASKGAQLSLTREWAAALLNDGVRVNAVIPAEVMTPLYARWIDSFENPQEKLAEITAKIPLGHRMTTSEEIARMSVFLLSDASAHTTGQWVFVDGGYTHLDRALS